From Chloroflexaceae bacterium, the proteins below share one genomic window:
- the rpsQ gene encoding 30S ribosomal protein S17 → MSEVERPATVRRTQKVGRVVSDKMNKTVVVAVDYLKPHPLYRKIIRKTSKFHAHDEENACKVGDIVRIEETRPLSRTKRWRVVEILQRAEE, encoded by the coding sequence ATGAGCGAGGTTGAACGGCCTGCCACTGTGCGCCGCACTCAGAAGGTCGGGCGCGTGGTGAGCGATAAGATGAATAAAACCGTGGTGGTGGCGGTGGACTATCTCAAACCCCATCCGCTCTACCGCAAGATCATTCGGAAAACCAGCAAGTTTCACGCCCACGACGAGGAGAATGCCTGCAAAGTGGGCGATATTGTGCGCATTGAGGAAACTCGTCCCCTGAGCCGCACCAAGCGCTGGCGGGTAGTGGAGATCCTCCAGCGCGCTGAGGAGTAA
- the rpmC gene encoding 50S ribosomal protein L29, whose product MAKASELRSLDDAKLREQLKLHYEELFNLRFQKATSSLTNTARPRQVRKEIARIKTILRERELEREMNHERG is encoded by the coding sequence GTGGCCAAAGCGAGTGAGTTGCGCAGCCTGGATGACGCTAAACTGCGTGAGCAGCTTAAACTGCACTACGAAGAACTGTTTAACCTGCGCTTCCAGAAAGCCACTTCGAGCCTGACCAACACGGCTCGCCCCCGCCAGGTGCGGAAGGAGATCGCGCGGATCAAGACCATCCTGCGCGAGCGGGAACTGGAGCGGGAGATGAACCATGAGCGAGGTTGA
- the rplP gene encoding 50S ribosomal protein L16 produces MLLPKRTKYRKQQKGRSEGLSYRGNSVVFGEYGLMALEPVWITSRQIESARRTITGYVKRGGKVWIRIFPDKPVTQKPAETRMGGGKGSVDHWVAVVKPGRVMFELAGVREEIALEALRRAAQKLPIKCKIVTRDDVEPEVSSGQSE; encoded by the coding sequence ATGCTTCTGCCTAAACGCACCAAGTACCGCAAGCAACAGAAAGGGCGGAGCGAGGGTCTCTCCTATCGCGGCAACAGCGTGGTCTTCGGGGAGTATGGTCTGATGGCCCTTGAACCGGTGTGGATCACCAGCCGGCAGATCGAGTCGGCCCGCCGCACCATCACCGGTTATGTGAAGCGCGGCGGAAAGGTCTGGATCAGGATCTTTCCCGATAAGCCCGTGACGCAAAAGCCCGCCGAAACCCGTATGGGCGGCGGCAAAGGGAGCGTGGATCACTGGGTGGCCGTGGTGAAGCCTGGCCGCGTGATGTTTGAACTGGCCGGCGTGCGCGAAGAGATCGCCCTCGAGGCGCTGCGCCGCGCCGCTCAAAAACTGCCGATCAAATGCAAAATCGTCACGCGCGATGATGTGGAGCCGGAGGTGAGCAGTGGCCAAAGCGAGTGA
- the rpsC gene encoding 30S ribosomal protein S3, translating into MGRKVHPIGFRLGYIKTWQSTWFAEGKTYTQQLHEDLELRKLIAKELANAGVSRIEIERSANKIEVTVYTAKPGIVIGKRGTNVDQLKSTLEKRTGKKIKLNIQEIHQPELDAQLVAESIAEQINKRVSYKRAMKQAVQRAMRLGAQGVRIRCSGRLGGAEMARVQNESEGRVPRHTLRADIDYANVHAHTTYGRIGVKVWIYKGDVFPDQLGKAQVEQQVSAAAPERVERLERPERAERGERRSRRGDNASA; encoded by the coding sequence TTGGGACGCAAAGTTCATCCGATTGGCTTCCGCCTCGGCTATATCAAGACCTGGCAGTCGACATGGTTCGCTGAGGGGAAGACGTACACCCAGCAACTCCACGAGGATCTTGAGCTGCGCAAGCTGATTGCCAAGGAGCTGGCCAACGCCGGCGTCTCGCGCATCGAGATCGAACGCTCAGCGAACAAGATCGAAGTGACGGTTTACACCGCCAAGCCGGGGATTGTGATCGGCAAGCGCGGCACCAATGTCGATCAACTGAAGAGCACATTGGAAAAACGCACCGGGAAAAAGATCAAACTCAACATTCAGGAGATCCACCAGCCGGAACTGGACGCGCAACTGGTTGCCGAAAGCATTGCCGAGCAGATTAACAAGCGTGTCAGCTACAAACGGGCGATGAAGCAGGCGGTGCAGCGCGCGATGCGCCTCGGCGCCCAGGGCGTGCGCATCCGCTGCTCGGGGCGCCTGGGCGGGGCTGAGATGGCCCGCGTGCAAAATGAGAGCGAGGGGCGCGTGCCGCGCCATACGCTCCGCGCTGATATTGACTACGCAAACGTGCATGCCCATACCACCTATGGTCGTATCGGCGTGAAGGTCTGGATCTACAAGGGCGACGTGTTCCCGGATCAACTCGGCAAAGCTCAGGTAGAGCAGCAGGTAAGCGCGGCGGCCCCTGAACGCGTTGAGCGCCTTGAACGCCCCGAACGCGCCGAACGTGGCGAACGCCGCTCGAGGAGGGGTGACAATGCTTCTGCCTAA
- the rplV gene encoding 50S ribosomal protein L22, which yields MEVKAVTRYVRISPLKVRLVMDVVRGMPVDKALATLEYMPQKAAREVARTIKSAAANAEHNFDMDRSSLFIKYIYADQGPVLKRFMPRARGMANQIRKPTTHITVIVDEQAD from the coding sequence ATGGAAGTCAAAGCAGTTACTCGCTACGTGCGCATCTCGCCATTAAAGGTTCGCCTGGTGATGGATGTGGTGCGAGGGATGCCGGTGGATAAGGCGCTGGCAACCCTGGAATATATGCCGCAGAAGGCGGCCCGCGAGGTGGCTCGCACGATCAAGTCAGCCGCGGCAAACGCGGAACATAATTTCGATATGGACCGGAGCTCCCTGTTCATCAAGTATATCTACGCTGACCAGGGGCCCGTGCTCAAGCGGTTTATGCCGCGGGCTCGCGGCATGGCAAATCAGATCCGCAAGCCGACGACTCACATTACGGTGATCGTTGACGAGCAGGCGGACTAG
- the rpsS gene encoding 30S ribosomal protein S19: MSRSSKKGPYVDIKLLERIEAMNRTNEKRVLRTWSRDSTIFPQMIGHTIAVHDGRRHVPVYITENMVGHKLGEFAPTRLFRGHGGKKADKRGKMK; encoded by the coding sequence ATGTCCCGTTCGTCGAAGAAGGGGCCGTATGTAGATATCAAGCTGCTCGAGCGGATCGAGGCCATGAACCGCACCAACGAGAAACGGGTGTTGCGGACCTGGTCGCGCGACTCGACCATCTTCCCGCAGATGATCGGCCATACCATTGCGGTGCATGATGGCCGGCGGCACGTGCCCGTCTACATCACCGAGAACATGGTCGGTCACAAGCTCGGCGAGTTCGCCCCGACCCGCCTCTTCCGCGGCCACGGCGGCAAGAAGGCTGATAAGCGCGGCAAAATGAAGTGA